From the genome of Pseudomonas yamanorum, one region includes:
- a CDS encoding AAA family ATPase, with translation MSEFPAADPIQRASQLAQALRVELRKAVIGQEQVIDDVLTALIAGGHVLLEGVPGLGKTLLVRALARCFGGEFARIQFTPDLMPSDVTGHAVYDLHTEQFKLRKGPLFTNLLLADEINRAPAKTQAALLEAMQERQVTLEGEALPIGQPFMVLATQNPIEQEGTYPLPEAELDRFMLKVRMDYPEAQQELDMVREVTRSSRADMLDVQPLRTVLHAEDVLQLQQIASELALDEQVLDYAVRLARTTRSWPGLTIGAGPRASIALVRGARARALLRGGEFVTPDDIKGCALAVLRHRVRIAPELDIDGLEVDQVLKQLLDQVPAPRQ, from the coding sequence ATGAGCGAATTTCCAGCCGCAGACCCGATTCAGCGCGCCAGCCAACTGGCCCAGGCCTTGCGCGTCGAACTGCGCAAGGCGGTCATCGGCCAGGAGCAAGTGATCGATGACGTGCTCACGGCGTTGATCGCCGGTGGCCACGTACTCCTTGAAGGTGTTCCTGGCCTGGGCAAAACCCTGCTGGTACGAGCCCTGGCGCGCTGTTTTGGTGGAGAGTTCGCACGTATTCAGTTCACACCGGATTTGATGCCCAGCGACGTGACCGGCCATGCCGTTTACGACCTGCATACCGAGCAGTTCAAGCTGCGCAAGGGGCCGTTGTTTACCAACCTGCTGTTGGCTGACGAGATCAACCGCGCCCCGGCGAAAACCCAGGCGGCGTTGCTGGAAGCCATGCAGGAACGCCAGGTAACCCTCGAAGGCGAGGCGCTGCCCATCGGCCAACCGTTCATGGTACTGGCCACCCAGAACCCCATCGAGCAGGAAGGCACTTACCCGTTGCCCGAAGCCGAACTGGATCGCTTCATGCTCAAGGTGCGCATGGACTACCCCGAGGCGCAGCAAGAACTGGACATGGTGCGCGAAGTCACCCGTTCCTCGCGCGCCGACATGCTCGACGTGCAACCGCTTCGAACGGTGCTGCACGCCGAAGATGTGTTGCAGTTGCAACAGATCGCCAGTGAACTGGCGCTGGATGAACAAGTACTCGACTATGCCGTGCGCCTGGCCCGCACCACCCGCAGTTGGCCAGGCCTGACCATCGGCGCGGGCCCGCGGGCCTCCATCGCCCTGGTGCGTGGCGCCCGGGCCCGGGCCTTGCTGCGTGGGGGCGAGTTCGTTACCCCGGACGACATCAAGGGCTGCGCCCTGGCAGTGCTGCGCCATCGAGTGCGCATTGCCCCGGAGCTGGATATCGACGGGCTGGAAGTCGACCAGGTGCTCAAGCAACTGCTGGACCAAGTCCCGGCGCCACGGCAATGA
- a CDS encoding tetratricopeptide repeat protein: MRIVIIAALAVSVVGCTRWSMDHHLNNAYRAYGVGDCQRVTLELSQVDRESRSRRYVQPEVSMLRGQCLEREKLFVDAAQTYQFIISQYPASEYAFRARARLDTLQQLGHYSGASAAQPRPASL; encoded by the coding sequence ATGCGAATCGTGATCATTGCTGCCCTGGCCGTCAGTGTTGTCGGCTGCACCCGTTGGTCGATGGACCATCATTTGAACAATGCGTACCGCGCCTATGGTGTCGGCGATTGCCAGCGGGTCACCCTTGAGTTGTCTCAGGTCGACCGTGAGAGCCGTTCCCGGCGCTATGTGCAACCGGAAGTCTCGATGCTGCGCGGGCAGTGCCTGGAGCGCGAGAAACTGTTCGTTGATGCGGCGCAAACCTATCAGTTCATCATCAGCCAGTACCCGGCGAGCGAATACGCTTTCCGTGCCCGCGCTCGCCTGGACACCCTGCAACAACTGGGGCATTACTCCGGCGCGAGCGCCGCCCAGCCGCGTCCCGCGTCGTTGTGA
- a CDS encoding ATP-binding protein: MIAIPRPLRLTFYSLLIIAGAVLAAALATRHAERLALVDDAARANQQLMLYGNSLHTLIERYRALPAVLALDSEMISALKGPLDTATQDLLNRKLERINGAAQSSTLELMDRNGLAVAASNWNLPSSYVGHNYAFRPYFSQTLSQGTGRFYAVGVTTGIPGYFLSSAVVGENEQFLGAMVVKLEFPELEREWAQGNDLLLVSDARGIVFIANQPGWRYRALRPLSDSDHAELKATRQYDKKQLLPLDAEALQRFDENSHLMRVDGPDGKANYIWESLPLKAEGWTLHLLRKPQVAFEDQRNAGLAAAGSWLALVFLVLFLTQRWRLARLRQRSREELEQLVEERTRALRTAQDGLVQSAKLAALGQMSAALAHEINQPLTAQRMQLATLRLLLDHGRVDDAYQALTPLDDMLTRMAALTGHLKTFARKSPSGLRERLDLATVVDQSLHLLDARLRDEAIGTVLDLTRPAWVRGDAIRLEQVLINLLRNALDAMADKPRKRLEIRLHADQQLWCLTVSDSGGGIAEENLNSVFDPFFTTKPVGDGLGLGLAVSYAIVHELGGRLSAGNHGDGAIFTLTLPIALETPDLC; encoded by the coding sequence ATGATTGCGATTCCCCGCCCGCTGCGTTTGACCTTCTACTCCTTGCTGATCATCGCCGGCGCGGTCCTGGCTGCCGCCCTGGCTACCCGCCACGCCGAACGCCTGGCCCTGGTGGATGACGCTGCCCGCGCCAATCAGCAGCTCATGCTCTATGGCAACTCACTGCACACCCTGATCGAACGTTACCGCGCCCTGCCCGCCGTACTGGCCCTGGACTCGGAAATGATCAGCGCCTTGAAGGGCCCGCTGGACACCGCCACCCAGGATTTGCTCAACCGCAAGCTGGAGCGCATCAATGGCGCCGCCCAGTCCTCGACCCTGGAACTGATGGACCGCAACGGCCTCGCCGTGGCCGCCAGCAACTGGAACCTGCCCAGCAGTTATGTGGGGCACAACTATGCATTTCGTCCCTATTTCAGCCAAACCTTGAGCCAGGGCACCGGGCGGTTTTATGCGGTGGGGGTGACCACCGGGATTCCGGGGTATTTCCTCTCCAGCGCGGTGGTCGGCGAGAACGAACAATTCCTCGGCGCCATGGTGGTCAAGTTGGAGTTCCCGGAACTGGAGCGCGAGTGGGCCCAGGGCAATGACTTGCTGCTGGTCAGCGATGCGCGGGGTATTGTGTTTATCGCCAACCAGCCGGGCTGGCGCTACCGCGCGCTGCGTCCGTTGTCGGACAGCGACCACGCCGAACTCAAGGCCACTCGCCAATACGACAAGAAACAGCTGCTGCCGCTGGACGCTGAAGCGTTGCAGCGCTTTGACGAGAACAGCCACCTGATGCGCGTCGATGGCCCCGACGGCAAGGCCAACTACATCTGGGAATCCCTGCCGCTGAAAGCCGAAGGCTGGACCTTGCACCTGTTGCGCAAACCACAGGTTGCCTTTGAGGACCAACGCAACGCCGGCCTCGCTGCCGCCGGCTCATGGCTGGCGCTGGTGTTCCTGGTGCTGTTCCTGACCCAACGCTGGCGCCTCGCCCGCCTGCGCCAGCGCAGCCGTGAAGAACTTGAACAGTTGGTGGAGGAACGCACCCGCGCCCTGCGCACCGCCCAGGATGGTTTGGTGCAGTCCGCCAAACTGGCGGCGCTGGGCCAAATGTCCGCGGCCCTGGCCCACGAAATCAACCAGCCACTGACCGCCCAGCGCATGCAGTTGGCGACCCTGCGGCTGCTGCTGGATCACGGCCGGGTGGACGACGCCTACCAGGCCCTGACCCCGCTGGATGACATGCTCACCCGCATGGCCGCGCTCACCGGCCACCTGAAGACCTTCGCCCGCAAGAGCCCCAGCGGCCTGCGCGAACGCCTCGACCTGGCGACGGTGGTGGACCAATCCCTGCACTTGCTCGATGCGCGCCTGCGGGACGAAGCCATCGGCACTGTCCTCGATTTGACCCGCCCGGCCTGGGTACGCGGCGACGCGATCCGCCTGGAACAGGTGCTGATCAACCTGCTGCGCAACGCACTCGACGCCATGGCCGACAAGCCGCGCAAACGCCTGGAAATCCGCCTGCATGCCGATCAACAGCTGTGGTGCCTGACCGTCAGCGACAGCGGCGGCGGGATCGCCGAGGAAAACCTCAACAGCGTGTTCGACCCGTTCTTCACCACTAAGCCTGTGGGCGACGGGCTCGGCTTGGGGCTCGCCGTGTCGTACGCTATCGTCCACGAACTCGGCGGTCGCCTGAGCGCCGGCAATCACGGTGACGGGGCGATCTTTACCCTGACCTTGCCTATCGCGCTGGAGACGCCAGACCTATGTTGA
- a CDS encoding PilZ domain-containing protein, which produces MFTPRRIERHQLPCFLQVFNRLTDKPIGYLGNVSAQGLMLISQLPMMVDVEFELRLKIPGPEGQVQAVDLTATCLWCHEDINPRHYDSGFSVSQAPAEYGEVINALLSYFSFDPLQASA; this is translated from the coding sequence ATGTTTACTCCCCGACGGATCGAGCGGCATCAGTTACCTTGCTTCCTTCAAGTGTTCAATCGCCTGACAGACAAGCCTATTGGCTATTTGGGCAATGTCTCCGCGCAGGGGCTGATGTTGATCAGCCAATTGCCCATGATGGTCGACGTGGAGTTCGAGCTGCGCTTGAAGATCCCGGGGCCTGAGGGCCAGGTACAGGCGGTAGACCTCACGGCTACCTGCCTGTGGTGCCATGAGGACATAAACCCCAGGCATTACGACTCCGGGTTCAGTGTGTCCCAGGCGCCCGCCGAATATGGAGAGGTGATCAACGCACTGTTGAGTTACTTCAGCTTTGATCCCTTGCAGGCCTCTGCCTAG
- a CDS encoding iron-sulfur-binding ferredoxin reductase, which translates to MPELHVGERHWSVAAGSNLLDALNQAGVAVPYSCRAGSCHACLVRCQGDLQDNQPDALSLAQRQDGWRLACQCQVMGDLQIEAFDPLRDGLPATVQSIDWLTPNVLRLRLQPERGLRYRAGQHLVLWAGSIARPYSLASLPQDDPFLEFHIDCRLPGEFSDAARQFKPGDSLRLGELRGGALQYDPDWQSRPLWLLASGTGLGPLWGVLREALRQDHQGAIRVIHLAHDADGHYLAEPLAQLAAAHPNVTVELWTAAGSTDALAQLRLVSRQTLALLCGHPASVEAFSKRLFLAGLPRNQLLADVFLPRG; encoded by the coding sequence ATGCCTGAACTTCACGTCGGCGAACGCCACTGGTCGGTAGCCGCCGGCAGTAACCTGCTGGATGCCCTGAACCAGGCGGGTGTGGCTGTGCCCTACAGCTGCCGCGCCGGCAGCTGCCATGCCTGCCTGGTACGTTGCCAGGGTGACCTTCAGGACAATCAACCAGATGCCCTGAGCCTGGCGCAACGCCAGGACGGCTGGCGCCTGGCTTGCCAGTGCCAGGTCATGGGTGACTTGCAGATCGAAGCCTTTGACCCGCTGCGTGATGGATTGCCTGCGACGGTGCAGAGTATCGATTGGTTGACCCCGAACGTACTGCGCCTGCGGCTGCAACCCGAGCGCGGCTTGCGCTACCGGGCGGGGCAGCATCTGGTGCTGTGGGCGGGCAGCATTGCGCGGCCGTACTCATTGGCCAGCCTGCCCCAGGACGATCCGTTTCTCGAGTTTCACATCGATTGCCGCCTGCCCGGCGAGTTCAGCGACGCCGCCCGCCAATTCAAGCCCGGTGACAGCCTGCGCCTGGGCGAACTGCGGGGCGGGGCGTTGCAGTACGACCCCGACTGGCAATCCCGGCCGCTCTGGCTGCTGGCCTCGGGCACCGGACTTGGCCCCTTGTGGGGCGTGCTACGTGAGGCCTTGCGCCAGGATCACCAAGGCGCCATCCGGGTCATTCATCTGGCCCATGACGCTGACGGTCATTATCTGGCCGAGCCACTGGCGCAGTTGGCTGCGGCGCATCCGAACGTGACGGTCGAGCTATGGACGGCGGCCGGGTCGACTGACGCTTTGGCGCAACTGCGGCTTGTTTCCCGGCAAACTCTGGCCTTACTCTGCGGGCACCCTGCCAGCGTCGAGGCCTTCTCCAAGCGCCTGTTCCTGGCCGGACTGCCGCGCAATCAACTGCTGGCCGATGTGTTCCTGCCCCGTGGTTGA
- a CDS encoding enoyl-CoA hydratase-related protein: MTDAILQQRERGLLILQLNRPDKKNALTRAMYSQLAEALEQADADTSVNAVLIQGSSECFTAGNDIGDFLEQPPADLDSPVFHFMRSLLNCRKPVIAAVAGVAVGIGTTLLLHCDLVYVSRDARLRMPFVNLGLCPEFGSSLILPRLLGHAKAAELLLLGEGFTGEQAAAWGIATEALGSGESALAKAREVAGRFETLAPGAVQVSKHLMKSVDREQLRRVIEEEGALFTQRLKSPEAIAALSAFIVRR, from the coding sequence ATGACCGATGCCATCCTGCAGCAACGCGAACGCGGGTTGCTGATCCTGCAGCTCAACCGCCCGGACAAGAAAAACGCCCTGACCCGCGCCATGTACAGCCAATTGGCCGAGGCGCTGGAGCAGGCGGATGCCGATACCAGCGTCAATGCCGTGTTGATTCAGGGCAGCAGTGAGTGTTTCACCGCCGGTAATGATATTGGCGACTTCCTGGAGCAACCGCCGGCTGACCTCGACAGCCCGGTGTTTCACTTCATGCGCAGCTTGCTCAATTGCCGCAAGCCGGTGATTGCGGCCGTGGCGGGTGTGGCAGTGGGAATTGGTACGACGCTGCTGCTGCATTGTGACCTGGTGTATGTCAGCCGGGATGCGCGGTTGCGCATGCCGTTCGTCAACCTGGGGCTGTGTCCGGAGTTTGGTTCCAGCTTGATTCTGCCGCGCTTGCTGGGGCATGCCAAGGCGGCGGAGTTGTTGCTGCTGGGTGAAGGCTTTACTGGTGAGCAGGCTGCCGCTTGGGGCATTGCCACTGAGGCATTGGGCAGCGGCGAATCAGCCCTGGCCAAGGCGCGGGAAGTCGCTGGACGGTTTGAGACCCTGGCGCCGGGTGCGGTGCAGGTCAGCAAGCATCTGATGAAAAGCGTCGATCGCGAGCAGTTGCGCAGGGTGATCGAAGAGGAGGGGGCGTTGTTTACCCAGCGGTTGAAATCGCCGGAGGCGATTGCGGCGTTGTCGGCCTTTATCGTTCGGCGATGA
- a CDS encoding DUF4350 domain-containing protein, translating to MNRPLLWVGLLVACLLAAGGFYAWHKAIPYQEVVDRGPSPEALANPYLAAEHFLRQQGLVVEHANSLERLASLSPKGNSLLLLGERSNMSPPQVEQLLQWTRAGGHLLLVAEALWDEDTGKSGDLLLDSVQIHQSFSETFDAPAPARKKKTPDLTKLYVDNETAPAYFSFDTDFNLTDPRHLAQFSANSAKSTHLMQVNLGQGRVTVVTDSDLWKSPAIGQYDNAWLLWYLSQGTQVTLLFNTHVEDLFSLLLRYFPQALVALAALMALGLWHASLRQGPIRQPAPKARRQLQEHLKASADFLLRRSGQNSLLQALQRDIQRTARRRHPGFEHLDTAEQSRVLERLTRQPSLVISQALGPLPAKRLSSADFSRQVASLQTLRNAL from the coding sequence ATGAACCGGCCATTGCTGTGGGTCGGACTGCTCGTGGCGTGCCTGCTCGCAGCAGGCGGTTTTTATGCCTGGCACAAGGCGATCCCGTATCAGGAGGTGGTCGACCGCGGCCCTTCGCCAGAAGCCCTCGCCAACCCCTACCTGGCGGCGGAACACTTTCTGCGCCAGCAAGGCCTGGTGGTGGAGCACGCCAACAGCCTGGAACGGCTGGCCAGTCTTTCGCCCAAAGGCAACAGCCTGCTGTTGCTGGGCGAGCGCAGTAACATGAGCCCGCCGCAGGTCGAGCAATTGCTGCAATGGACCCGGGCTGGCGGCCACCTGCTGCTGGTCGCCGAAGCACTGTGGGATGAGGACACCGGCAAAAGTGGTGACCTGCTATTGGATAGTGTGCAGATACACCAATCCTTCAGTGAAACGTTCGACGCTCCAGCACCGGCGCGTAAAAAGAAAACGCCGGACCTGACCAAACTCTATGTGGACAACGAAACGGCCCCGGCCTATTTCAGCTTCGACACCGACTTCAATCTCACCGACCCCAGGCACTTGGCGCAATTCTCGGCCAACAGTGCCAAGTCGACGCACCTGATGCAGGTCAACCTCGGACAAGGCCGTGTGACGGTGGTCACCGACAGCGACCTGTGGAAAAGCCCGGCCATTGGCCAATACGATAACGCCTGGCTGCTCTGGTACCTGAGCCAGGGGACGCAGGTCACGCTGCTGTTCAACACGCATGTCGAGGATCTGTTCAGCCTGTTGCTGCGCTATTTCCCCCAGGCCCTGGTGGCACTCGCCGCATTGATGGCCCTCGGGTTATGGCACGCCAGCCTACGCCAGGGCCCGATCCGGCAACCAGCCCCCAAGGCACGCCGGCAATTGCAGGAACATCTAAAAGCCAGTGCCGACTTCCTGCTGCGCCGCAGCGGCCAAAACAGCTTGTTGCAAGCCTTGCAGCGCGACATCCAACGCACTGCAAGGCGCCGTCATCCCGGGTTCGAACACCTCGACACTGCCGAACAATCGCGGGTCCTTGAACGCCTGACCCGCCAACCCTCCCTCGTCATCAGCCAGGCCCTCGGCCCACTCCCGGCAAAACGGCTCTCCAGTGCCGATTTCAGCCGCCAGGTGGCTAGCCTGCAAACCCTCAGGAATGCCCTATGA
- a CDS encoding fumarate hydratase, which produces MTVIKQDDLIQSVADALQFISYYHPVDFIQAMHEAYLREESPAARDSMAQILINSRMCATGHRPICQDTGIVTVFVRVGMDVRWDGATMSLDDMINQGVRQAYNLPENVLRASILADPAGARKNTKDNTPAVIHYSIVPGNTVEVDVAAKGGGSENKSKMAMLNPSDSIVDWVLKTVPTMGAGWCPPGMLGIGIGGTAEKAAVMAKEVLMESIDIHELKKRGPSNRIEEMRLELFEKVNQLGIGAQGLGGLTTVLDVKIMDYPTHAASLPVCMIPNCAATRHAHFVLDGSGPASLEAPPLDAYPEIVWEAGPSARRVNLDTLTPEDVQSWKPGETVLLNGKMLTGRDAAHKRMVEMLNKGETLPVDLKGRFIYYVGPVDPVREEVVGPAGPTTATRMDKFTRQILEQTGLLGMIGKSERGPTAIEAIKDHKAVYLMAVGGAAYLVAQAIKKSRVVAFAELGMEAIYEFDVKDMPVTVAVDSKGESVHITGPAIWQKKISESLAVEVQ; this is translated from the coding sequence ATGACCGTGATCAAGCAAGACGACCTGATTCAGAGCGTTGCTGACGCCCTGCAATTCATTTCCTATTACCATCCCGTTGACTTCATCCAGGCGATGCACGAAGCCTACCTGCGCGAAGAATCGCCAGCGGCCCGTGACTCCATGGCACAGATCCTGATCAACTCGCGCATGTGTGCCACCGGCCACCGCCCGATCTGCCAGGACACCGGGATTGTCACCGTATTCGTACGTGTCGGCATGGACGTGCGCTGGGATGGCGCCACCATGAGCCTGGACGACATGATCAACCAAGGCGTGCGCCAGGCGTACAACTTGCCGGAAAACGTGCTGCGGGCCTCGATCCTCGCCGACCCGGCCGGTGCGCGTAAAAACACCAAGGACAACACCCCGGCCGTGATCCACTACTCCATCGTCCCCGGTAACACCGTGGAAGTGGACGTGGCCGCCAAAGGCGGTGGTTCCGAGAACAAGTCGAAAATGGCCATGCTCAACCCGTCCGACTCGATCGTCGACTGGGTACTGAAGACCGTTCCGACCATGGGCGCCGGCTGGTGCCCACCGGGCATGCTCGGCATTGGCATCGGCGGCACCGCCGAGAAGGCCGCCGTGATGGCCAAGGAAGTGTTGATGGAATCCATCGACATCCACGAGCTGAAAAAGCGCGGCCCGTCCAACCGTATCGAAGAGATGCGCCTGGAGCTGTTCGAGAAGGTCAACCAACTGGGCATCGGCGCCCAGGGCCTGGGTGGCCTGACCACCGTGCTCGACGTGAAAATCATGGACTACCCGACCCACGCGGCCTCGCTGCCGGTATGCATGATCCCCAACTGCGCCGCCACCCGTCACGCGCACTTCGTGCTCGACGGCTCGGGCCCTGCGTCGCTGGAAGCACCACCGCTGGACGCCTACCCGGAAATCGTCTGGGAAGCCGGCCCGTCGGCCCGTCGCGTCAACCTCGACACCCTGACCCCGGAAGACGTACAGAGCTGGAAGCCGGGCGAAACCGTACTGCTCAACGGCAAGATGCTCACCGGTCGCGACGCGGCGCACAAGCGCATGGTCGAGATGCTGAACAAGGGCGAAACCCTGCCGGTGGACCTCAAGGGTCGCTTCATCTACTACGTCGGCCCGGTTGATCCGGTGCGCGAAGAAGTGGTTGGGCCTGCCGGTCCGACCACCGCCACGCGGATGGACAAGTTCACTCGCCAGATCCTCGAGCAAACCGGCCTGTTGGGCATGATCGGCAAATCCGAGCGCGGTCCGACCGCTATCGAAGCGATCAAGGACCACAAGGCGGTTTACCTGATGGCAGTGGGCGGCGCGGCTTACCTGGTGGCCCAGGCCATCAAGAAATCCCGCGTCGTGGCGTTCGCCGAGCTGGGTATGGAAGCGATCTACGAGTTCGACGTAAAAGACATGCCGGTTACCGTTGCAGTGGATAGCAAGGGCGAGTCGGTACACATCACCGGTCCTGCCATCTGGCAGAAAAAGATCAGTGAAAGCCTGGCGGTAGAAGTGCAGTAA
- the pyk gene encoding pyruvate kinase: MSVRRTKIVATLGPASNSPEVLEQLILAGLDVARLNFSHGTPDEHKARAKLVRDLAAKHGRFVALLGDLQGPKIRIAKFTNKRIELKIGDQFTFSTSHPLTEGNQQVVGIDYPDLVKDCGVGDELLLDDGRVVMRVDTATPTELNCTVIIGGPLSDHKGINRRGGGLTAPALTEKDKADIKLAAEMEVDYLAVSFPRDAADMEYARKLRDEAGGTAWLVAKIERAEAVADDETLDGLIKASDAVMVARGDLGVEIGDAELIGIQKKIILHARRHNKAVIVATQMMESMIQNPMPTRAEVSDVANAVLDYTDAVMLSAESAAGPYPLEAVQAMARICVGAEKHPTSKTSSHRIGKVFESCDQSIALAAMYTANHFPGVKAIIALTESGYTPLIMSRIRSSIPIYAFSPHRETQARAAMFRGVYTVPFDPASLPPEQVSQAAIDELLKRGVVEKGDWVILTKGDSYHTIGGTNGMKILHVGDPMV, translated from the coding sequence ATGTCCGTCCGTCGTACCAAAATCGTCGCCACCCTTGGCCCGGCCAGTAACTCGCCGGAAGTCCTCGAACAGCTGATTCTGGCTGGCCTGGACGTTGCCCGTCTGAACTTCTCCCACGGCACCCCGGACGAGCACAAGGCTCGCGCCAAGCTGGTGCGTGACCTGGCTGCCAAGCATGGCCGCTTCGTTGCATTGCTGGGTGACCTGCAAGGCCCGAAAATCCGTATCGCCAAATTCACCAACAAGCGGATCGAGCTGAAGATCGGTGACCAGTTCACTTTCTCCACCAGCCATCCCCTGACCGAAGGCAACCAGCAAGTCGTGGGTATCGATTACCCGGACCTGGTGAAAGACTGCGGCGTCGGCGACGAACTGCTGCTGGACGACGGTCGCGTGGTGATGCGCGTCGACACCGCAACCCCGACCGAACTGAACTGCACCGTGATCATCGGCGGCCCGCTGTCGGATCACAAAGGCATCAACCGTCGCGGCGGTGGCCTCACCGCTCCAGCCCTGACTGAAAAAGACAAGGCCGACATCAAGCTCGCCGCCGAAATGGAAGTGGACTACCTCGCGGTATCCTTCCCGCGCGACGCCGCCGACATGGAATACGCCCGTAAACTGCGCGACGAAGCCGGCGGTACTGCCTGGTTGGTGGCGAAGATCGAACGCGCCGAAGCCGTGGCCGATGACGAAACCCTCGACGGACTGATCAAGGCGTCCGACGCCGTGATGGTTGCCCGTGGTGACCTCGGCGTGGAAATCGGCGACGCCGAGCTGATCGGTATCCAGAAGAAAATCATCCTGCACGCACGTCGCCACAATAAAGCGGTGATCGTTGCGACCCAGATGATGGAGTCGATGATCCAGAATCCGATGCCGACCCGTGCCGAAGTGTCCGACGTGGCCAACGCCGTGCTCGACTACACCGACGCCGTAATGCTCTCGGCTGAAAGTGCGGCTGGCCCGTACCCGCTGGAAGCCGTGCAGGCCATGGCACGCATCTGCGTCGGCGCTGAAAAGCACCCGACCAGCAAGACCTCCAGCCACCGTATCGGCAAGGTCTTCGAAAGCTGCGACCAGAGCATCGCGCTCGCCGCCATGTACACCGCCAACCACTTCCCGGGCGTGAAAGCGATCATCGCCCTGACCGAAAGTGGCTACACGCCGTTGATCATGTCGCGCATCCGTTCTTCGATCCCGATCTACGCATTCTCCCCGCACCGCGAAACCCAGGCCCGCGCGGCCATGTTCCGTGGCGTCTACACCGTACCGTTCGACCCGGCATCGCTGCCGCCTGAGCAAGTCAGCCAGGCCGCGATCGACGAGTTGCTCAAGCGCGGCGTAGTAGAGAAAGGCGACTGGGTCATCCTGACCAAGGGCGACAGCTACCACACCATCGGCGGCACCAACGGCATGAAGATCCTGCACGTTGGCGACCCAATGGTCTGA
- a CDS encoding DUF58 domain-containing protein — MRPTRLLLIWLGVLLGLSVLLGALGALQIKVPDTLHAVTWGLLLALLLLALLDAGRLRRRPSPRVRRQMPGSLALGRWGEVRVTLDHDYPQPLVVQVFDHVPDGLTVENLPQSIELRPAQQSELGYRLKPQRRGHFSFTRCEVHLPSPLGLWSARRLIDVKDATRVYPDFARLYGAQLLAVDNWLNQLGVRQRQRRGLGLEFHQLREFREGDSLRQIDWKATARQRTPIAREYQDERDQQIMFMLDCGRRMRSQDAELSHFDHALNACLLLSYVALRQGDAVGLCTFACDQPRYLAPVKGSGQLNLLLNAVYDLDTSRRTADYQAAASQLLARQKRRSLVIVVTNLRDEDDEELLSAVKRLSRQHRVLVASLREEVLDQLRQAPVQTLPEALAYCGNVDYLNTRDELHDRLNAHGLSVLDTLPSEMGAALVTRYLGWKKAGVL; from the coding sequence ATGAGACCGACCCGCCTGCTATTGATCTGGCTCGGTGTGCTGCTGGGCCTGAGTGTCCTGCTCGGCGCACTGGGGGCGCTGCAGATCAAGGTGCCAGACACCCTGCACGCCGTGACGTGGGGCCTGCTGCTGGCCCTTTTGTTACTGGCCCTGCTGGATGCCGGCCGTTTGCGCCGCCGGCCATCCCCACGCGTGCGACGGCAGATGCCCGGGAGCCTGGCGCTGGGTCGCTGGGGCGAGGTGCGGGTGACGCTGGACCACGACTATCCACAGCCGCTGGTGGTCCAGGTATTCGATCATGTACCGGACGGTTTGACGGTGGAGAACCTGCCACAATCCATCGAACTGCGGCCCGCACAGCAGAGTGAATTGGGTTACCGGTTAAAACCCCAAAGGCGCGGGCATTTCAGTTTTACCCGTTGCGAAGTCCACCTTCCCAGCCCACTGGGATTGTGGTCGGCACGGCGGTTGATAGACGTCAAAGATGCCACCCGGGTCTATCCGGACTTCGCGCGCCTGTATGGCGCGCAGCTGCTGGCGGTAGACAACTGGCTCAACCAGCTTGGCGTACGCCAGCGCCAACGGCGCGGGCTGGGCCTGGAATTTCATCAACTGCGCGAGTTTCGCGAGGGCGACAGCCTGCGCCAGATCGACTGGAAAGCCACCGCTCGGCAACGCACACCCATTGCCCGGGAGTACCAGGATGAGCGCGACCAGCAGATCATGTTCATGCTCGATTGTGGCCGGCGTATGCGCAGCCAGGACGCCGAACTGTCGCACTTCGACCACGCCCTCAATGCTTGCCTGCTGCTCAGCTATGTCGCCTTGCGCCAGGGTGATGCCGTGGGGCTCTGCACATTTGCCTGCGACCAGCCGCGCTACTTGGCGCCGGTCAAGGGCAGCGGCCAGCTCAATCTGCTGCTGAATGCGGTGTATGACCTGGACACTTCCCGGCGTACGGCCGATTACCAGGCAGCCGCCAGCCAGCTGCTGGCGCGGCAGAAACGCCGCTCGTTGGTGATCGTAGTGACCAATTTGCGCGATGAGGATGATGAAGAACTGCTGAGCGCCGTTAAACGCCTCAGTCGCCAGCACCGGGTATTGGTCGCGAGCCTGCGGGAGGAAGTCCTAGACCAGTTGCGCCAAGCCCCTGTGCAAACCCTGCCCGAAGCCCTGGCCTATTGCGGTAATGTCGACTATCTCAATACCCGAGACGAACTCCATGACCGCTTGAACGCCCACGGTCTTTCAGTACTGGACACGCTGCCTTCGGAAATGGGAGCCGCCCTGGTGACCCGTTACCTGGGCTGGAAAAAAGCCGGCGTGCTATGA